From a single Nakaseomyces glabratus chromosome H, complete sequence genomic region:
- the GAL11A gene encoding GAL11A (CAGL0H06215g~Component of the transcriptional Mediator complex that provides interfaces between RNA polymerase II and upstream activator proteins; one of the two Gal11p homologs of S. cerevisiae Gal11p present in C. glabrata) translates to MSSKETIPMHQRSQNVAELLTVLMDINKINGGDSTTAEKMKVHAKSFEAALFEKSSSKEEYQKTMKSKIDAMRSTRDKRKRESVGSASMMANLGQDGTNNNNNNNNNNNNNLNMAASFMGGDMFGRNQSPAQNSNANTNLNTNVGPGVNGPNGNDGTANPQMFMNQQAQARQQAAARQLKNRQMGGSSAQQQQLTQQQQQLLNQMRVAPIPKELLQRIPNLPPGVTTWEQVTALAQQNRLSAQDMSIAKDIYKIHQQYLIKAKLQQQQQRQQQQRQQGNPDVNNNMAGSNNNNNNNLPMAQQQMQQRQQQQQQSQQQQNRNPNQRHNVLSQINQMFTADEQRALLQEAMEACKNFQKTHFGGQMSDANKQAFIKKFINSKALKKLEAMRMAQGGNNNANLNKGQADMLQRQQANMQMNQQQQRAAQNQRRGPVMNDAVSQGYNNQMNSAADSTMNNSNQPMNIGNNGVNMIPNQSQQQQQTNRPKEQTPQQPQQRIQSNRSVPMLNPTPEDVEVVRRISAEAAKTQLRLTDLTNSLTPQERDEIKKRLQKNQQLFAQVSSYAPQVYLFTKSESFLKEVLQLRIFIKEILEKCSKGIYVVKLDTVDKLVIKYQKYWESMKIQLLRRQQLLQQQQQQQQQGMDPNRAQNSQQQQQQNQANMQQARNRKPTKNQTTPAIAASVAMNMNDKGASMSPALQKAGSAVPNFAQQMSPNMTPGTIPPTNVLSPHSQSHIPMVSPTMAKAASAAALKNDTASSSRRGSTKPRGKSTAPVTGKKTSNAPTPQVVPATVPSTTNLSAAGTPNIRNKSATPLTAGLSPKSTIRSNSNTALASAKTPSPMTVSIPQPGNSSVFKKEEEYLSKLQLRKEEIRFRQKQRLDILSSSPVDLFLTTVADCLGINDEEIELINKIPETTADNINNTGKKKLTKAAQKLRDKEILNVSIQVGEKDKLIMSSKAPDKVMDYSISAMSLAAVFKNLSSTGSLNNIALSGSNATTSKDIGNIYSHTGGVKRKFDEVEISPNSNGSPSASIMSESKKIKIDSPEDMFVTHSSEAAKGTNNSSLMDSGKEGSCKSMAGSATEVNDTSIWDWNFWTSIE, encoded by the coding sequence ATGTCTAGCAAAGAGACCATTCCAATGCACCAGCGGTCTCAGAATGTCGCTGAACTATTAACTGTCCTCATGGACATCAACAAGATTAATGGCGGCGACTCTACCACCGCAGAGAAGATGAAAGTGCACGCAAAAAGCTTCGAAGCCGCACTGTTCGAGAAATCATCCTCCAAGGAGGAGTACCAAAAGACTATGAAATCGAAAATTGACGCAATGAGAAGCACAAGAGATAAACGCAAGAGAGAGTCCGTGGGTTCTGCCTCTATGATGGCAAACCTAGGGCAAGATGGTaccaataacaacaacaacaacaacaacaacaacaacaacaacctGAACATGGCCGCTAGCTTCATGGGTGGGGATATGTTCGGAAGAAATCAGTCACCTGCTCAGAACAGTAACGCGAACACTAACTTAAACACAAACGTTGGGCCCGGCGTAAACGGCCCTAATGGAAACGACGGCACCGCGAACCCCCAGATGTTCATGAACCAACAGGCGCAGGCAAGACAACAAGCTGCAGCCAGACAACTAAAAAACAGACAGATGGGAGGCTCATCTGcacagcaacagcaacttacgcaacagcaacagcagctGCTAAATCAGATGCGTGTAGCACCAATTCCAAAAGAGCTACTCCAACGTATTCCAAACTTACCACCAGGTGTCACCACTTGGGAGCAAGTTACTGCCTTGGCTCAACAAAACAGACTATCAGCACAGGATATGAGCATTGCTAAAGATATCTATAAGATACATCAGCAGTATCTGATCAAAGCGAAGttgcaacagcagcagcaacgccaacagcaacaacGTCAACAGGGAAACCCTGACGTGAATAATAATATGGCCGGATctaacaacaataataacaataatctGCCCATGGCTCAGCAGCAAATGCAACAGAgacagcagcagcagcaacagtCACAGCAGCAACAGAACAGAAACCCTAACCAAAGACATAACGTGCTATCACAGATAAACCAAATGTTCACCGCAGATGAGCAAAGAGCTCTATTGCAAGAAGCTATGGAGGCTTGTAAAAACTTCCAGAAGACTCACTTCGGTGGTCAAATGTCTGATGCTAACAAGCAGGCTTTTATCAAGAAGTTCATAAATTCAAAGGCTTTGAAGAAACTAGAAGCTATGAGAATGGCTCAAGGTGGAAACAATAATGCTAATTTGAATAAAGGGCAAGCCGATATGCTACAGAGACAGCAAGCTAACATGCAAATGAACcagcaacaacaaagaGCAGCTCAGAACCAACGTAGAGGTCCAGTAATGAACGATGCTGTTAGTCAAGGGTATAACAACCAAATGAACTCTGCCGCTGATTCCACAATGAATAACTCTAACCAGCCAATGAATATTGGAAATAATGGTGTTAATATGATACCAAACCAATctcagcagcagcagcaaaCAAATAGACCAAAGGAGCAAACCCCACAGCAACCTCAGCAGCGTATACAGTCAAACAGATCTGTACCGATGCTTAACCCAACGCCTGAGGATGTAGAGGTTGTACGAAGGATATCTGCAGAAGCCGCCAAGACTCAACTAAGACTCACTGATTTAACTAACTCTTTAACTCCTCAAGAAAGAGATgaaataaagaagagaCTTCAAAAGAATCAGCAGTTATTTGCCCAAGTTAGTAGTTATGCACCTCAAGTTTACCTCTTCACTAAGAGTGAAAGCTTTTTGAAGGAAGTTTTACAATTGAGGATCTTTATCAAAGAGATTCTAGAGAAGTGCTCCAAGGGAATCTATGTAGTCAAGCTTGATACTGTAGATAAATTGGTTATCAAATATCAGAAGTATTGGGAAAGCATGAAAATTCAGTTGTTGAGAAGACAGCAATTATtacagcagcagcaacaacaacaacaacaaggcATGGACCCTAACAGAGCTCAAAACTctcaacagcaacagcaacagaACCAGGCAAATATGCAACAGGCACGTAATAGAAAGCCAACTAAAAACCAAACCACTCCTGCTATTGCAGCTAGTGTTGCAATGAACATGAATGACAAGGGCGCTTCAATGTCACCCGCTTTACAAAAGGCTGGATCTGCTGTACCGAACTTTGCACAACAAATGTCACCTAACATGACACCAGGAACCATCCCTCCAACAAATGTGTTATCACCTCACTCTCAAAGCCATATACCAATGGTGTCTCCAACGATGGCAAAAGCAGCATCTGCTGCAGCCTTAAAGAATGACACTGCTAGTAGCAGTCGCCGTGGAAGCACAAAACCTAGAGGCAAGTCAACTGCACCGGTTACTGGTAAAAAGACATCTAATGCACCAACACCCCAAGTTGTTCCTGCTACCGTCCCAAGCACAACAAACTTGTCGGCTGCCGGTACACCAAATATCAGGAATAAATCAGCTACCCCATTAACTGCAGGCTTGTCACCAAAGTCCACGATTCGTTCCAATTCTAACACAGCATTAGCTTCTGCAAAAACTCCATCACCAATGACTGTATCCATTCCACAACCTGGGAATAGCTCGgttttcaagaaagaagaggagTATTTGTCTAAGTTACAattaagaaaagaagagattCGATTCCGCCAAAAGCAGAGACTAGATATTCTAAGTAGTTCTCCggttgatttatttttgacTACTGTTGCTGATTGTTTGGGTattaatgatgaagaaattgaattGATAAACAAAATACCAGAAACCACTGCTGACAACATTAATAATACAGgcaagaagaaattaacTAAAGCTGCTCAAAAGCTAAGAGACAAGGAGATATTGAATGTGTCGATACAGGTTGGTGAAAAGGATAAACTTATCATGTCGAGCAAAGCACCTGATAAGGTTATGGACTACTCCATTAGTGCAATGTCGCTGGCGGCagttttcaaaaacttatCTAGTACAGGTAGCCTGAATAATATCGCACTTTCTGGCAGTAATGCAACTACTTCCAAGGACATCGGAAATATCTATTCACACACAGGTGGtgtgaaaagaaaatttgatgaagttGAGATTAGTCCAAATTCTAATGGATCTCCTTCTGCTTCGATAATGAGtgaatcaaagaaaattaaaattgaCTCACCTGAAGACATGTTTGTAACGCATTCTTCTGAAGCCGCCAAAGGCACTAACAATTCATCACTGATGGATTCAGGTAAAGAAGGCTCCTGCAAGAGTATGGCTGGTTCCGCAACTGAGGTCAATGACACTAGCATTTGGGATTGGAATTTCTGGACAAGTATAGAGTAA
- the FUN30 gene encoding DNA-dependent ATPase FUN30 (CAGL0H06193g~Ortholog(s) have DNA binding, DNA-dependent ATPase activity, chromatin binding activity) → MSGNEGTEGQPGNNLSPVQYKTVSSSPLKPEASTQDAQKLREQFVFKPNNNLSSAITSTGQTASSATSGTAAPVNPNAFESLVAEFPDFSQTLVQAVYKSNSFDLSLARERLTRIRNQRKNWVSSKNLNSNVARGSRAASTGTGRLSGINNTSDSSKIVLEKQKKSIFDRYSSAVNSNAQNSGINSELFEKMQRNGSHKKRKLVRGDKLAGDESYVDSSNSQLAKAKQQLLKSRNKKFNLSDDEEEVGNDNGDFSDASGDEYEEHTPVANIDDQILEFLNNSEIDDIMDLGEVSYERAKIIQSARPFTSLYSFSQQEFLTEEEKEKQAKLLAQPKKRGRRGAAQRKEGEKVLDRVSQAMRGYNAIESVIKTCSQYGKLVSSQIKKWGVKVDAENGDDGELDFINVGSETEGDAIVEDFSSSAQTPAPEMSDSEGSEEIKLEDVNKKLESTTDNNNKDDGATLETASEPKLDTMEEKDKTTDTSVEKTEENTANVKVEDTDKANDDPDSDFQADEEMEFIDEDEEDEEYDEELPVTRRTRNTGGNFRKEVVKKNSVVKFFRGRPKLLNPDVSLKDYQQTGINWLNLLYHNQISCILADDMGLGKTCQVISFLAYLKQIGQPSPHLIVVPSSTLENWLREFQKFCPSLKIEPYYGTQQERADLREILERNDGKYDVIVTTYNLAAGNKYDVSFLKTRNFNVVVYDEGHMLKNSMSERFNKLMRIHANFRLLLTGTPLQNNLKELMSLLEFIMPNLFVSKKESLAAVFKQRAKTSDDNKGHNPLLAQQAITRAKTMMKPFILRRRKDQVLKHLPAKHVRTSYCAMNDTQREIYNREVKLVMEHKQMIRDGTLPEDKKERSKIENNSSKNLIMSLRKASIHPLLFRHIYDDAKIDKMCDAILDEPAYAENGNKEYIREDMSFMTDFELHRLCCNFPNTLGDYQLKNDEWMNSGKVDALKKLLDDIINKKREKVLIFTLFTQVLDILEKVLSTLNYKFLRLDGSTQVNDRQTMIDKFYDDNTIPIFMLSTRAGGFGINLVCANHVIIFDQSFNPHDDRQAADRAHRVGQTKEVTVTTLITKDSIEEKIFQLAKTKLALDSQVSSSEDQSDLIDNKVSDLLEDIIYTEAQKK, encoded by the coding sequence ATGTCCGGAAACGAAGGCACTGAGGGCCAGCCGGGCAACAATCTATCTCCTGTTCAGTACAAAACtgtatcttcttctccattGAAACCCGAAGCGAGTACTCAGGATGCACAGAAATTACGCGAACAGTTTGTTTTCAAGCCCAATAATAATCTCTCTAGCGCCATCACGAGTACAGGTCAAACAGCGTCATCTGCCACAAGTGGTACCGCAGCTCCTGTAAATCCAAATGCATTTGAATCGTTGGTGGCTGAATTTCCAGACTTTTCGCAGACGCTAGTGCAAGCAGTCTACAAATCTAACTCTTTTGATTTGTCTCTTGCTAGAGAAAGGCTTACAAGAATTCGGAACCAGAGAAAGAACTGGGTCAGCTCAAAGAATTTAAACTCAAATGTTGCTCGTGGAAGCAGGGCTGCTAGTACTGGTACGGGGAGATTAAGTGGCATTAATAATACATCTGactcttcaaaaattgtgTTGgaaaaacagaagaaatctATCTTCGATAGATATTCGAGCGCTGTAAATAGTAATGCACAGAACAGTGGAATCAACTCTGAGCTGTTTGAAAAAATGCAACGTAACGGAAGTCATAAGAAGAGAAAGCTTGTCAGAGGCGATAAATTGGCTGGTGATGAGAGTTATGTAGATAGCTCAAATTCTCAGTTAGCTAAAGCAAAGCAACAGCTACTGAAAAGTCGTAATAAAAAGTTCAATCtttctgatgatgaagaggaagtaGGCAATGATAATGGAGACTTTTCAGACGCTAGTGGAGATGAATACGAGGAGCATACTCCTGTGGCTAATATTGATGATCAGATCttggaatttttgaataactCTGAAATAGATGATATTATGGATTTGGGTGAAGTTTCTTATGAAAGAGCTAAAATAATTCAATCCGCAAGACCCTTCACTTCCTTGTATTCGTTTTCTCAACAAGAATTTTTgacagaagaagagaaggaaaagCAGGCTAAACTTCTAGCTCAGCCTAAGAAGAGGGGTAGAAGAGGAGCTGCCCAAAGAAAGGAAGGTGAGAAAGTTCTAGATAGAGTTTCACAAGCTATGAGAGGTTATAATGCCATTGAATCTGTCATCAAGACATGTTCACAATATGGTAAACTAGTCTCCtctcaaataaaaaaatgggGTGTCAAAGTAGACGCGGAAAATGGTGATGATGGAGAGcttgattttattaatgTTGGTTCTGAAACTGAAGGTGACGCCATTGTTGAGGATTTTAGCTCGTCCGCTCAAACTCCAGCACCCGAAATGTCAGATAGCGAAGGCTCAGAAGAAATTAAGCTTGAAGATGTCAATAAGAAACTCGAGAGCACTactgataataataacaagGACGATGGAGCCACACTTGAAACTGCTTCAGAACCTAAGCTTGACACTATGGAAGAGAAGGATAAAACCACTGACACTTCTGTTgaaaaaactgaagaaaatacGGCTAATGTCAAGGTAGAAGACACAGACAAAGCAAATGACGATCCAGATAGCGATTTTCAGgctgatgaagaaatggaatttattgatgaggatgaggaagatgagGAATACGATGAAGAACTTCCGGTAACAAGAAGGACTAGGAATACTGGCGGGAATTTCAGAAAGGAAGTTGTGAAAAAGAATAGTGTTgttaaatttttcagagGGAGACCAAAACTTCTAAACCCTGATGTTTCATTGAAAGACTATCAACAGACTGGTATCAACTGGCTAAACTTATTATATCACAATCAAATTTCTTGTATATTGGCTGATGATATGGGTCTGGGAAAGACATGTCAAGTCATATCTTTCCTAGCTTATTTGAAACAAATCGGTCAGCCAAGTCCGCATTTGATTGTGGTTCCTTCTTCGACGTTAGAAAACTGGTTGAGAgaattccaaaaattttgtCCTTCATTAAAAATTGAGCCATATTACGGTACTCAACAAGAAAGAGCTGATCTTCGAGAGATATTAGAGCGTAATGATGGGAAATATGATGTTATTGTCACAACATATAACCTTGCTGCAGGTAACAAGTACGATGTATCATTTTTGAAGACCAGAAATTTCAATGTAGTTGTATATGATGAAGGCCATATGTTAAAGAACTCAATGTCTGAGAGATTTAATAAGCTGATGAGAATTCATGCTAATTTCAGGCTGCTTCTAACGGGTACACCATTGCAAAATAACTTAAAGGAGCTAATGTCTTTGTTAGAGTTTATTATGCCGAATCTTTTTGTATCCAAAAAGGAGTCCTTAGCTGCAGTTTTCAAACAAAGGGCGAAGACATCAGATGATAACAAGGGACACAACCCTCTGTTGGCTCAACAAGCAATCACCAGAGCGAAGACCATGATGAAACCATTTATTTTACGTAGAAGGAAGGATCAAGTGTTGAAGCACTTGCCTGCAAAGCATGTCCGTACCAGTTACTGTGCAATGAATGACACTCAGAGGGAGATATACAACCGTGAAGTGAAGCTTGTAATGGAGCACAAGCAAATGATCAGGGATGGCACATTACCTGAAGACAAGAAAGAGCGTAGTAAGATTGAGAACAACAGCTCAAAGAATTTGATCATGTCTCTAAGAAAAGCATCTATTCATCCATTATTGTTCCGTCACATCTATGATGACGCGAAGATAGACAAGATGTGTGATGCGATTTTGGATGAGCCAGCTTACGCGGAGAATGGTAATAAGGAGTATATCAGGGAGGATATGAGTTTTATGACTGATTTTGAGTTGCACAGGCTATGTTGCAACTTCCCTAACACACTAGGTGATTATCAGCTGAAAAACGATGAATGGATGAATAGTGGTAAAGTGGATGCTCTAAAGAAGTTGCTAGATGATATCATCAACAAGAAACGTGAGAAAGTGTTGATCTTCACACTGTTCACGCAGGTGTTAGATATCCTGGAGAAAGTATTGAGCACCTTGAACTATAAATTTCTGAGACTCGATGGGTCCACCCAGGTGAACGACAGACAAACGATGATCGACAAGTTCTACGACGATAACACCATCCCCATCTTCATGCTATCTACCAGAGCAGGTGGGTTTGGTATCAATCTGGTGTGTGCGAACCATGTGATCATCTTCGACCAAAGTTTCAACCCACACGACGATAGACAGGCGGCCGACAGAGCGCACCGTGTGGGCCAGACCAAGGAAGTCACAGTGACCACGCTGATTACCAAGGACAGCATAGAGGAGAAGATCTTCCAGCTGGCGAAGACCAAGCTGGCGCTGGACAGTCAAGTCAGCAGCAGCGAGGACCAAAGCGATCTGATAGACAACAAGGTCAGCGATCTCCTGGAAGACATCATATACACAGAAGCTCAAAAGAAGTAA
- the LDS1 gene encoding Lds1p (CAGL0H06237g~Ortholog(s) have role in ascospore wall assembly and ascospore wall, lipid droplet, prospore membrane localization), with product MSFAGSLILTGLGGVYYKFSRDQHFKPLEIAQKATIQDATSIYQRQLVKLATRSAQVSAVIADDLFTGNMFVYPFKGMYELYSNFRDYAASTTALFSLYLVSYAIVTMVYWATITPVYTALFIVLGPFGILIAWIHSILHTNMLTMMFLRVSHLNEGLVKNCVDANGYQSLFRHTPIKYQVSPSTPYFWYFHLTKKLSEYLTGLIILVFLLIISSIPIVGPFTFHFLVSPALSRVYFSKMLRLKGLSNIERYERIYQHPGQYTMFGITAGFLDSFPFLAGISLSTNILGATLLGIDQLTTYR from the coding sequence ATGAGTTTCGCGGGTTCTTTGATATTGACCGGGTTAGGTGGGGTATACTACAAGTTCAGCAGGGACCAGCACTTCAAACCTCTGGAGATTGCTCAAAAGGCTACTATCCAGGATGCTACGAGCATATACCAGAGACAATTGGTGAAACTGGCCACACGGTCGGCCCAAGTGTCGGCAGTGATAGCTGATGACCTGTTCACTGGTAATATGTTTGTATACCCTTTTAAAGGGATGTATGAATTGTACTCAAACTTCAGAGATTATGCGGCCTCGACAACTGCACTGTTCTCACTTTATCTAGTAAGTTACGCGATAGTGACAATGGTCTACTGGGCAACTATCACCCCAGTATATACGGCACTATTTATCGTGCTGGGTCCCTTTGGTATACTAATCGCGTGGATACACTCTATCCTACACACAAATATGCTTACTATGATGTTTCTGAGAGTATCGCACTTGAATGAAGGGTTGGTGAAAAATTGCGTTGATGCAAATGGATACCAGAGTTTGTTCAGACACACACCGATTAAGTACCAAGTCTCACCATCTACACCTTACTTTTGGTATTTCCATCTAACTAAAAAACTATCAGAATACCTAACAGGCTTGATCATCTTAGTTTTCTTACTAATCATATCATCAATTCCAATTGTTGGACCATTCACTTTCCATTTCCTTGTTTCCCCAGCATTGTCTAgagtatatttttcaaagatgCTAAGATTGAAAGGCTTAAGCAATATAGAGAGATACGAAAGAATTTATCAACACCCTGGCCAGTATACTATGTTTGGAATCACAGCAGGCTTTTTGGATTCCTTCCCATTCTTAGCAGGCATTTCACTATCTACCAACATATTGGGCGCCACACTACTAGGTATCGATCAGCTTACTACTTACAGGTGA